AAATACCCTTACGTTTACGTTTTTTCAGTTCGTTGAGCGATAAGTTAATAGCAATGCGGGTGAGATAAGTACCTACGTCAGCCTCTCCTCTGAATTTTGCCAGTGCTTTGTAGAACCTAATAAAAGTCTCCTGCCCCACGTCGTCAGCTTCGGGTGTATTGCCTAGCATACCTATTACAGTAGCGGCTACCTGAGCCTCATACTGTTTTATTAACGCCGTAAAAGCGGCCTGGTCGCCCGCTTGTGCCTGTTGCACCAATGCCCATGCTTCTTCACGCGAAACTCTCTGGTCGGTTTTATTCATTATGTATGTTGCATGTATTTGCAATGGTCAAACTGCTTTGTTCAATACTTAGGAACATGTTCAAAATAAGTGTCGAGATTGAGGTCATAAACTCAAGGCTGACTGAGGCACTTTTTGCGGGCGTAGCAGCGCTACGGACAATAAAAGTAACGAAAGTCAGGAAAGAGGATATGTTCTAAACCGGACAGTTATTGCGATCACGTTCCTTAATTTACAGTTTAGACAAACACAAGCAATACTTTATTCCCGAAAGGGGAGAAAAAATAAAAAAAGCCTTGTCGAAGTGTTAGACAAGGCTTTTTTTGTTACTATGACAGCTCTGCCCAAACTACTCTATCAAACGAACCTCAATTCTACGATTTTTGCTCCTTCCAACGGCGGTATCGTTGCTGGCTATAGGTGTCGTAGCCCCTTTGCCTATTACTTTTAGACGGTGTGCCGCAATGCCCTGGCGGACAAAATAGGCCTGAACAAAACTGGCCCTTTTGAGTGACAACGCCTTGTTTTTTTGTGTATTTCCTACGCTGTCAGTATGACCTTCTATCAAGAGGCGTGCTTTGGGGTATTTCTTTAGCAACTTTACAATGGCATTGAGCTGGGTATAAGTGCCAGAGTTGATTTGAGGGCTACCAGATGGAAACAATAAACCCTTGGTATACTTTGCCAGTGCTTGGCTGAGGCTGTTTTTCAGGACAGGAGGGGTACTATTTTCCGGGCAGCCTTTGTTGGCATAACTTCCTTTCTTTTTTGGGCATTTGTCCTCAAAATTGGGAACCCCATCCGCGTCATCGTCCAAAATAACAATACTTACAGTATCTCTCTTTATTTCTTTGCCCTCCTTTTCGGTAATAGCAATGGTGTATATATGGGTAGCGGTTTTACTCACTATCTTTGTGGTTTTCAACAAGTCTACTGTATTGATGGTATCACGGGCAAAAGTATAAATACGGTTTTTTTTCGTTTCTACAATAGTATGTCGGTGCGACTCCGTCACCACTACCACAGTGTCTTTAGTAATTTTAGCAGCTCCTTTCAAAAACTTGGCTTTTTTGGTACAACTTGCCCAAAGCAATGAGCATATACAACAAGTGATTAACACAGATTTTTTCATTGACTTATCAAGATTTATTGAGGATATATTACTTATCGTTTATTTTATATAAGTACCGAGGCAGAATTAAATATACCTAATGAGTAGGAGTAACAACCATATTATGAATGAGTTACCCTTACTTGTAGCTAACTACTTGCTGCTACTTCGTCACTGCTCAAATGTAGCAGATTATCATCATTACAGTCAAAGCCAAATAAAGCTTATCTGAGTAAAATAATAAAGCCTTTTTTAGTAATCTAGTAAATATCATCGTCTTATTTCCCAATTAATACAAAAGGAGCCCAGTAAAAAGGTGGAATAGGATTGCCTTGGTAGTCCTTCCCTTCACTAATTAGTCGTAGCTTTGCTTGACGCAATGCCTCGTGCTTAGTTTTGCCGGCCAGTAAATAATCATAAAAATTGATCATCAATTGTGAGGTAGACTCGTCAGCTACCGACCAAAGCGATACCAGTACACTCTTAGCTCCTGCATACAGCAATGCTCGACTCAACCCTATAATTCCTTCTCCTTTAGAAAGTTTACCCAGCCCGGTTTCGCAAGCTGATAGGGTTACCAGGTTTGCACTGAGTTCCAGGTTAAATATTTCGCCAAAATAGAGTGCACCATCGTCTTTATTCCCCTTAGACAACAACACCCTGGAGAGCTCCGGATATTGTTCGTTTACTACTCCGTGGGTAGCCAGGTGCACATAGCGGTAGTTTTTCAACTCAGATGATTTTATTTGTTCCTCTCGTGCCTCTGTTTTAAGGTATAATCGTGTTTTTCCATTTTTTTTGGCAAAAAGCGCTTGTATTTGATTTACTTCCCGCTCGGTAGCGGGTAAATTACTCTGTTTTTTGAAACTGACGGGTGCCATCAACAAAATGTCTTTAGAAGTAGCTGACGCACTTATGGGGTCTTTACTTTGCAAAAACAAGGTAGCAGAATAACTATAGCTAACCCCTACCTTTTTGATCAAATAAGGGTAGTTGCGCAATGAGGTTTCCGGAGTTACCTTCGAGGTAATCAGTGCCTCAAAGGGAAGCGTACTCATGAAACCATCAGGAATAAGAATAAGCTTTTTGATTTTGCGTGAAATCTTTTGGGGAAACAACTGCTTGTACAGCTTGAGCCCTGTTTTGTCAATCCTTCGTTTAAAGTACAATCTGTTACGCATTGAAATAATGTGCTTGTCAAACCTCTCCATGAGCGGTAAATCCAGTGCTTTAAACTTGCGCTTGCTTATGTAAAAGTAGTACAGGCGTTGGGTTTTTTGCCCTATAAAGTAAAGTATCATTGCCGATTCATTGTCTAGGGTTAGTTGTATTTGTGGCACCGACACGGTCAAAGTATTAAATTTTAGGTTGTAATAATCAGGGTAATTGGTTTCTAACTGTTTGGTAAAAACATCATATTGGCGATTGAATGCAAATAGTTTTTCTCTAAAAACCTTCTCTTTAGCAGTCTCCAGCCCTGCAGCAAGCTGCTGTTCATAATAAGATATGTCGGCTTTGAGTTGTTTCTCCTGAGCAAGTAGCTTGGGAGGAATGCCAGCAAACTGTTTGGCGTCAGTATCTGTAATAGCGTCAAGTAATACTGCCGACTTGCTTTTTTCGGCAAAATAAAACGCCTTTTGAAAGTAATGTTTTTTACGCAATGACACTTCACTCATTGCCATACTGATGCGAATGCCATCTTCATAAATTTCGCTGCCAATTTTCCCCAAGGCAATCTTATCACTTTGGTTGGTACGCAACCTCCTTACTTTCTCTAACAAGTCGTCGCACAGCTCCAGGGTTTGCAATGCCATTTTTAAATCTCTAAACCTCAGGCTTTTGCCAAAATGGAGTGCTTCAAAAGTTTGTGCTTTGAGCAACAGCGAGTTTATCAGTATATCTGCATTATAATATTGGTTAATCTCAGGGTTGGTCAGTACATCGGCACTGTTAAAATCTGGTACATTAGCCCTGAGTGCTTTTTGATAGGTATTGAGTGCAGTGCGGTAGTTGCTTTGCTTGGTGTGTATGGCACCCATCAGGTTGTAAACACTGGCGAGTTCGGGGTGCTTTTCGCCAAAGTTTTTTTTGTAAATGTCCAACGCTTTTTGCTGATATTCCAGTGCTTTAGGCAAGTTCTCCTGATCGGCGTATACCTGCCCTATATTGGTATACACAAAAGCCACATTAGGGTGTTGGTCATTGTACACCTTTTTGCGAATCGCGAGTACCTCATCGAAGAAATCAAGGGCTTCTAAAAAGTTTCTCTCCCGTTGCTTGATAATGGCCATATTGTTATAAGTATTGGCAACCTTTATAGGCTGTTTTTCTTTCTTGTAAATATCAAGGGCTTTTTCATAATATTGGTAGGCCTCTTTGGGTTTGTTTTGGCTGTAAATCAATCCTATATTATTGTAAGATGCCGCTACCTCGCTGTGTTGGGCACTATAAAGCGACTTGCGTAGTGTCAAGGCTTTTTGATGGTATTCAAGCGCAAGTGCCCGGTTGCCCGTGTTCCAATATACCAACCCCAGGTTATTATAGCAGTGTGCTTTACCTGCGTCAAACTGCTGGCGGGTATAAATATTCAAGGCTTTTTGAAAGCTTTCAAGTGCCTGGTCATTTTGCCCTTTGTTCAGGTATATTTCCCCGATCACATTGAGTACTCCACCTTGTTGTGTCAGTGCTTGAGCCGATTGATTTTTAAGGTATATTTGGGTGCTGCTACATACCTTCAGGGCTTCGTCAAGCTGCCCCTGGCGTACCAGATATTCACCTATTTTATTTTGGCAATCAATGTATAATTTCCAGTGTTTTGTTTTATTAAAATTTACACCCGCTTTTTTTAAGTAAATGATGGCCTGGTTATATTTTGCCTTATTCGCTAGTTGTCGGGCTTGCTTTACCAATAGCAATGCGCTGGCATTTTGTGCCCCAAGGCGTTCAACATTGCTAAACACAGCAATGATCAAGAGTAAAAGAATAGAAAGTTTTCTCATAAATAGTGTTTAAAAAGGGTAGTCAATATGCCTTTGTCAGATTACTTTGCACTGAGTTCTATACAAAAATATTAAAAAATAGCAGGCTGCCTATGCTGTGGCATAACAAAAAATAACTTTTCAATTATATTCTTTGTCAAACTTTTGATGCTATGTATATAGCACAAAACCATAATAGATGGGTAATGGTTGCCTGTGTGCTACGAAAAATCGTGCGTGGTACGGTATTTCGTTATTTTTCCACAGCGCTGAAAATTATTTGTTAATAATGTTAACTGATAATCTGCGTTTTATTGTGCTGATAATCAATGGGTTAATGTTTTTGTTTTATAAAAATTACGATCGTGGCATTTGTTTTGAATAAATGTGAGTACAAGTCAATGACAATTGGCTAAAAGATATTTAATAAGCTTTGTGGTTAGGAAAGAGAAAAAGAGGTTGTTTTGCAGCCTCTTTTTTTATGCCCTTTGCTCAACGACTTATTCGACCTTTTTTGGCAAAATGCCACTAGATATCTATACATTTTTTATATTTGATTGAACCCACACCCAAGTGTTTAAATGGAACAATCAAATCTGGTATACCAACAATTAACCGAGAAACAAGGTGCAGCAGTACATACCGCTTTGGCTTTTCTGAAAAACAAGCCTTGTGCAATCAATAAAGAAATAGGCACTGCTTTGTTTGGCTGGAGCTGTAGGGTTGAATATCCTGCTCTTTCTAAAGCTGCCTATTTGCTTTGGATAGATTTGGTAGAAGGTGCGGCTCAAGTGGCAGCATTAGACATTTATAAAAATCATCAGAAACAACCTAATAATTTTTATCGCTTATGTCAACATGTGGTAGACTTGCCCAACTATGATGTACCAACACTCCAGTTGTTTTTTGATTGGAGGTATGATTCTAAAAT
This region of Microscilla marina ATCC 23134 genomic DNA includes:
- a CDS encoding OmpA family protein, with translation MKKSVLITCCICSLLWASCTKKAKFLKGAAKITKDTVVVVTESHRHTIVETKKNRIYTFARDTINTVDLLKTTKIVSKTATHIYTIAITEKEGKEIKRDTVSIVILDDDADGVPNFEDKCPKKKGSYANKGCPENSTPPVLKNSLSQALAKYTKGLLFPSGSPQINSGTYTQLNAIVKLLKKYPKARLLIEGHTDSVGNTQKNKALSLKRASFVQAYFVRQGIAAHRLKVIGKGATTPIASNDTAVGRSKNRRIEVRLIE
- a CDS encoding CHAT domain-containing tetratricopeptide repeat protein, which translates into the protein MRKLSILLLLIIAVFSNVERLGAQNASALLLVKQARQLANKAKYNQAIIYLKKAGVNFNKTKHWKLYIDCQNKIGEYLVRQGQLDEALKVCSSTQIYLKNQSAQALTQQGGVLNVIGEIYLNKGQNDQALESFQKALNIYTRQQFDAGKAHCYNNLGLVYWNTGNRALALEYHQKALTLRKSLYSAQHSEVAASYNNIGLIYSQNKPKEAYQYYEKALDIYKKEKQPIKVANTYNNMAIIKQRERNFLEALDFFDEVLAIRKKVYNDQHPNVAFVYTNIGQVYADQENLPKALEYQQKALDIYKKNFGEKHPELASVYNLMGAIHTKQSNYRTALNTYQKALRANVPDFNSADVLTNPEINQYYNADILINSLLLKAQTFEALHFGKSLRFRDLKMALQTLELCDDLLEKVRRLRTNQSDKIALGKIGSEIYEDGIRISMAMSEVSLRKKHYFQKAFYFAEKSKSAVLLDAITDTDAKQFAGIPPKLLAQEKQLKADISYYEQQLAAGLETAKEKVFREKLFAFNRQYDVFTKQLETNYPDYYNLKFNTLTVSVPQIQLTLDNESAMILYFIGQKTQRLYYFYISKRKFKALDLPLMERFDKHIISMRNRLYFKRRIDKTGLKLYKQLFPQKISRKIKKLILIPDGFMSTLPFEALITSKVTPETSLRNYPYLIKKVGVSYSYSATLFLQSKDPISASATSKDILLMAPVSFKKQSNLPATEREVNQIQALFAKKNGKTRLYLKTEAREEQIKSSELKNYRYVHLATHGVVNEQYPELSRVLLSKGNKDDGALYFGEIFNLELSANLVTLSACETGLGKLSKGEGIIGLSRALLYAGAKSVLVSLWSVADESTSQLMINFYDYLLAGKTKHEALRQAKLRLISEGKDYQGNPIPPFYWAPFVLIGK
- a CDS encoding RNA polymerase sigma factor; the encoded protein is MNKTDQRVSREEAWALVQQAQAGDQAAFTALIKQYEAQVAATVIGMLGNTPEADDVGQETFIRFYKALAKFRGEADVGTYLTRIAINLSLNELKKRKRKGIFSLFSSNKQQEDYVREIADENKEHHKDTQEVVQRAVQTLEPAFRSVVVLRMIDGYSTKETAEILNIPLGTVLSRLKRAQEKLKVILKDLN